The proteins below are encoded in one region of Reichenbachiella sp. 5M10:
- a CDS encoding mechanosensitive ion channel family protein, producing the protein MNKDSITFWGVLIATLYPLLAILISEINYRLKKINHPSVATVSVLKNVFLPLVTVYLTLVKIIPYDFPAVFLKLYETTLWIVGLYLFINFVNQIFFTDSDVGEDRKTRVPKLLQQIMRMIVIAIGFAVIASEIWGSDLGSLITALGVTSLVLGLALQDTLGNLFSGISLLYERPFHTGDWIQIDSHYGKIVEMNWRAIRIVNRQNDMITIPNSYLGKQVFLNYSRPNKFHAESLQVSFNNEEPPNQVKSIIEDIILSTENIRKDPPFEVKTIKFDNHKVDYEVLYFIDDFWESELIKDELYTKIWYGAKRHNLRLPNPVSYGKPWTKEEFNKENYLLSKSQLILGSPVFSGLSVSYLKEFIKKSDFNIFGKGEVIVQQSERSNHVHLIIKGKVDIYVESEGESVFVGMAKKGELFGEMELLNNTANEGTVIAHTDLELLSIPYRVINDLIENNLSVKRKFDALIKIRKKEQFNKLHDDREQE; encoded by the coding sequence ATGAACAAGGATAGCATTACATTTTGGGGCGTACTGATAGCTACATTGTACCCCTTATTGGCCATTCTGATCAGTGAGATCAACTACCGCCTAAAGAAGATCAATCATCCTTCAGTGGCGACTGTCTCTGTACTGAAAAACGTGTTTTTGCCTTTGGTGACGGTTTATTTGACATTGGTCAAAATCATCCCCTATGATTTTCCTGCCGTGTTTCTCAAACTCTACGAGACGACACTTTGGATTGTAGGATTGTATTTGTTTATCAATTTCGTCAATCAGATATTTTTTACAGATTCTGACGTAGGAGAGGATCGCAAAACTCGTGTCCCGAAGTTGCTACAGCAAATCATGCGTATGATCGTAATCGCTATTGGTTTTGCAGTGATCGCATCAGAGATTTGGGGCTCGGATTTGGGGAGTTTGATTACTGCTTTGGGGGTGACCTCACTGGTGCTGGGCTTGGCGCTACAAGATACCTTAGGCAATCTTTTTTCTGGGATTTCACTGCTATACGAACGTCCCTTTCACACAGGGGACTGGATCCAAATCGATAGTCACTACGGCAAGATCGTGGAGATGAATTGGCGTGCTATACGTATCGTCAACCGTCAAAACGACATGATCACCATCCCCAATTCGTACTTGGGCAAACAGGTTTTTTTGAACTATTCTCGACCCAATAAATTCCACGCCGAGAGTCTCCAGGTGTCCTTCAACAACGAGGAGCCTCCCAATCAAGTGAAATCTATCATCGAAGACATCATCCTCAGTACTGAAAACATCCGAAAAGACCCTCCTTTTGAAGTCAAAACTATAAAGTTTGATAACCACAAGGTAGACTATGAGGTGCTGTATTTCATTGATGACTTTTGGGAATCCGAATTGATCAAAGACGAATTGTATACCAAGATTTGGTATGGAGCGAAGCGACACAATCTCAGATTGCCCAACCCAGTATCCTATGGCAAGCCATGGACCAAAGAGGAGTTCAATAAGGAGAACTATTTGTTGTCCAAGAGTCAGTTGATACTAGGGTCTCCAGTATTTTCTGGTCTGAGTGTATCCTATCTCAAGGAGTTCATCAAAAAGTCGGACTTCAATATATTCGGCAAAGGAGAGGTGATTGTGCAGCAATCGGAGCGATCCAATCATGTACATCTGATCATCAAAGGCAAGGTTGATATATATGTAGAGTCGGAAGGAGAAAGTGTTTTTGTGGGAATGGCCAAAAAAGGAGAGCTCTTTGGAGAGATGGAATTGCTCAATAATACGGCCAACGAAGGTACGGTCATCGCGCATACGGACTTAGAACTCTTGTCGATTCCATACCGAGTGATCAATGATCTCATAGAAAATAACCTGTCGGTCAAACGTAAATTTGATGCATTGATCAAAATCCGAAAAAAGGAGCAGTTCAACAAGCTCCATGACGATAGGGAGCAGGAGTAG
- a CDS encoding adenylate/guanylate cyclase domain-containing protein translates to MFKDSRGLVSISIQSKLTVIVVLVSIVSTLIVSLFSYNRAKNAIVSGVYAQLTSLRSSREYHIDGYFASIKDQVEYISKDSIVSVSLRDFGPAYDELNYMRLNRAQSDVLDDFYNDYLSILESNIEIYNSKKLYLPKTRVGKYLQYQYLANNPNPIGEKQNLLRVESGFRYDKIAEGVHRRLKNFMEEMKFYDVLLIDPKGNVVYTVKKEADFATNLKDGPYSSSNLGHLVQEILDNKDIHGGKFVDFELYRPSYGAPASFVAAPVYNNDDFVGVIALQMSIHRVNQIMSAGEDWEDDGLGKTGEIYLVGSDNMMRNDNRMVLEDFDEYIETIKDVDDQQTRIQMIERFKTSVFFQHVETEASTEALAGITGHKRIENFRGEEVLSSYAPFEKFGLNWAIIAEQDADEGLRELHRYRQFVIIILVVAIILFTAIGMLSSSLFTRPIFKLIESASKISEGDLQAKVKIQTFDEYEVLAKSFNKIGDTIFEYDKKLTKLTNRFDELVSTLMPDMFGGRWKNGEQDLIIRQSNVTVLYADITGFTALSREVPPKESIRVLNDIIESFDTLGKQYDIEKVTTIGDNYLAVSGVEMPKLDHNTTIVNFALEMRRIVRQYSDTHDLNLGLAVAVSSGDVFAGLVGRHQVKYDVWGEAVSTAKFLCDHADQGEILVNQTIHENLVDIFEMEEKTGIKDFEGVDVWNVSHAINREIAE, encoded by the coding sequence ATGTTTAAAGATTCGAGAGGATTGGTATCGATTAGTATACAATCCAAATTGACAGTCATTGTGGTGCTCGTGAGTATTGTGAGTACCCTTATTGTTTCTTTGTTTAGTTACAACCGCGCCAAGAATGCGATCGTCTCGGGTGTATACGCTCAGTTGACCTCTTTGCGAAGCAGTAGGGAGTACCATATCGATGGGTATTTTGCCAGTATCAAAGATCAAGTAGAGTACATCAGTAAGGATTCGATAGTGTCGGTTTCGTTGCGTGATTTTGGACCGGCATACGATGAACTCAATTATATGCGATTAAACCGGGCACAAAGTGATGTCTTGGACGATTTTTACAATGACTACTTATCCATACTTGAGTCAAATATTGAGATATACAACAGCAAGAAACTGTACTTGCCTAAAACACGAGTTGGTAAATATTTGCAGTATCAGTACTTGGCCAACAACCCAAATCCAATTGGAGAAAAGCAGAATCTGCTTAGGGTAGAAAGTGGTTTTCGCTATGACAAAATCGCAGAGGGGGTACACCGCCGACTCAAGAATTTCATGGAGGAAATGAAGTTTTACGATGTGCTACTTATTGACCCCAAAGGCAATGTGGTATATACTGTCAAAAAGGAGGCTGATTTTGCGACCAATCTAAAAGATGGGCCATACAGCAGCAGCAACTTGGGTCATCTGGTACAAGAAATTTTGGACAACAAAGACATACATGGGGGCAAATTTGTTGATTTTGAACTGTACCGTCCTTCATATGGCGCCCCAGCGTCGTTTGTGGCAGCTCCAGTGTACAACAACGATGATTTCGTAGGGGTTATCGCGCTACAGATGTCCATTCACCGTGTCAATCAGATCATGAGCGCGGGAGAGGACTGGGAAGACGATGGCTTAGGCAAAACTGGAGAGATCTATTTGGTTGGATCGGACAACATGATGCGAAACGACAACCGAATGGTTTTGGAGGATTTTGATGAATACATCGAAACCATCAAGGATGTCGATGACCAACAGACGCGTATACAGATGATAGAGCGCTTCAAAACATCGGTGTTTTTTCAGCATGTCGAGACAGAAGCCAGTACCGAAGCGTTAGCTGGGATCACGGGCCACAAGCGAATTGAAAACTTCCGAGGTGAAGAGGTCCTGAGTTCTTATGCTCCTTTTGAAAAATTTGGACTCAACTGGGCGATCATTGCCGAGCAGGATGCAGACGAAGGACTCAGAGAATTACATCGCTACAGACAGTTTGTGATTATCATTCTGGTAGTGGCTATCATTCTATTTACGGCGATTGGGATGTTGTCTTCATCGCTATTTACACGGCCTATTTTCAAATTGATAGAGAGTGCAAGCAAGATCAGTGAGGGTGACCTCCAAGCCAAAGTGAAGATCCAGACCTTCGACGAATACGAAGTATTGGCTAAGTCCTTCAACAAAATCGGAGATACTATATTTGAATACGATAAGAAACTGACCAAACTCACCAATCGATTTGATGAATTGGTGTCTACTCTCATGCCGGACATGTTTGGTGGAAGATGGAAAAACGGTGAACAAGACTTGATCATCCGGCAAAGCAACGTGACTGTATTGTATGCAGATATTACAGGGTTCACGGCACTCTCACGTGAGGTACCGCCCAAGGAGTCGATTCGTGTGCTCAATGACATCATCGAATCCTTCGATACGCTGGGCAAGCAATATGACATAGAAAAAGTCACAACCATAGGAGACAATTATCTCGCGGTGAGTGGTGTAGAGATGCCTAAGCTCGACCACAATACGACCATCGTCAATTTTGCACTGGAGATGAGACGAATCGTACGTCAGTATAGTGATACACATGACTTGAACTTAGGTCTAGCCGTGGCGGTCAGTTCTGGAGATGTGTTTGCAGGATTGGTAGGTAGGCACCAGGTCAAGTATGATGTGTGGGGTGAAGCAGTCAGTACAGCCAAATTTTTGTGTGATCATGCCGATCAAGGGGAGATTCTAGTCAATCAAACAATACACGAAAACTTGGTCGATATTTTCGAAATGGAAGAGAAGACAGGAATCAAGGATTTTGAAGGGGTAGATGTGTGGAATGTAAGCCATGCGATAAATAGAGAGATAGCAGAATAA
- a CDS encoding histidine phosphatase family protein, whose translation MKSKNIYIIRHGETDFNKQKRVQGRGIDSDLNALGRRQAEAFYQAYREVSFGQIYTSSLKRTVQSVQGFIDQGVPYEQLSGFDEISWGDHEGLAYDKERHAMYLAGIEQWSQGNLDYRVGGGDTPIEVAARQQEAMNHVLEGDEEHVLIATHGRAMRIQLCWMMGLPLSRSEDFPHANLCLYQLHYHDGQYEIIRQADVAHLAHLIA comes from the coding sequence TTGAAAAGCAAAAATATATACATCATCCGTCATGGAGAGACGGATTTCAACAAACAGAAACGTGTACAGGGTCGAGGCATAGATTCGGATCTCAATGCACTCGGGAGACGACAAGCTGAGGCTTTTTATCAAGCCTATCGAGAGGTGTCTTTCGGACAAATATATACTTCATCGCTCAAAAGAACGGTGCAGTCTGTACAAGGCTTTATCGACCAAGGAGTTCCATATGAGCAGCTCTCGGGGTTTGATGAGATCAGTTGGGGGGATCATGAGGGCTTAGCTTATGACAAAGAGCGGCACGCCATGTACTTGGCAGGGATCGAACAATGGAGTCAAGGGAATCTTGACTACCGAGTAGGGGGAGGAGATACGCCCATCGAAGTAGCTGCACGTCAGCAAGAAGCGATGAATCATGTGCTCGAGGGAGACGAGGAGCATGTCTTGATTGCTACACATGGCAGAGCGATGCGCATACAGTTGTGCTGGATGATGGGCTTGCCATTGTCTCGTTCTGAGGATTTTCCTCATGCCAATCTCTGTCTCTACCAGCTGCACTATCATGACGGGCAGTATGAGATCATCCGTCAAGCTGATGTAGCACATCTGGCTCACCTGATCGCATGA